CTATTGGGCGCACATTAGAGCCGGCCTGCAGCGCGGTATCGAGAACATGCAACTGTTTATCTGTCACGCTCGTTTTTTCCTGCATCACGACAGTGTCTGCACCCTCCGGCATCGGTGCGCCGGTGAAGATACGTGCGGCTTGTCCGGCCAGTAAAGACATTACCTTCGTCGCGCCTGCGGCTACTTCGCTGGCGATTTGCAGGGGTGATATTTTATCCCAGGCGGCGTAATCGAACGCATAGCCGTCCATTGCCGATTGACGAAAGGCGGGCATGTTACGGGGCGCTTTTACATCCGCAGCCAGTGTGAAACCTGTGGCCTCCTGTAACGGCAACATCGCCGGTGCAGGCACACTGGTATTGGATTGCAGGATGTGAAGTGCGGTGGATACGTCGATCATAAAGTAAGTTGTATAGTTATCCGCCAATGGCGATCATACTACGGTTGACAAGGCTGGCGGCTACTGTATCAGCAAAGTCTTCACCGAACTGGCCGCCGCGCTCCTTCGCTTTCTGCGCCAGGTTTTGCAGGATCAGTTCCTGTACATTCTGGCCGGCTCTTAATGCTGTGAGCAAGTCCGTTTCAGAAGTAGAGAACAGGCAGTTCTTCAGTTTACCATCGGCGGTGAGGCGCAGGCGGTTGCAGGTGCTGCAGAACGGGGCGCTCATACTGCTGATGATCGAGAAAGTACCGGTGTGCCCGGAAGCCTGGAAGTGACGGGCCGTGTCGTGCGGGGCAGACGGGAGGCCGTCGAATGGCGTATGTTCTGCAATGTTCGCCAGCATTTGTTCGTGCGTAAATACGCGGTTGCTGCTCCAGCGATTACCGTCAAAGGGCATAAACTCTATAAACCGTACGTTGATCGGCAGGTGGCGTGTCCATTCCACGAAGGCCGGCAGCTCGTTTTCGTTCACGCCCTTCATCACCACCATATTTATCTTCACGCGGATGCCCTGTTCGAGCAGCTGGTATATATTATGATAGACCGTGTTGAACAGGTCGCGGCGGGTGAGTAACAGATATTTGTCTGCCTGCAGCGTATCGAGGCTGACGTTAATGGTGCGGACGTTGGTTTGTTGGAGGACGGGCAGCATGGGCGCCAACCGGGTACCATTGGTAGTAATCGCCAGTGCTATAGGCAATTCAGACAGGGCGAGCAGGATCTGCGGGGCATCTTTGCGGACCAATGGTTCACCGCCCGTGAGCCGCACCTTGTTAACTCCCATTGCCACGAATGTTTTTACCAGGGATATGATTTCATCCGCCTGCATCATACTTGCAGCCGGCCAGTGCGTATACGACTCCTCCGGCATGCAGTACGTGCAGCGGAGGTTGCAGTTATTCGTAAGCGATAACCGCAGATAGTCGTGTTTCCTGTTAAACCCATCCTTCAGCATAAAAATCACCCCTCTTTCTTCTTCTTTATATAAATAGTAAATAAAAATATATTATCCAAATCACATCATGAGATATAAAATATGAACCTATTTGCCTAATTTCATGATTGTGATCATAAAAATAGCGACTTTTTAGCAACAATTGCGATCATAAGTATTACATATAATATTTTACAATGTAATTAGTATACTGGCCATTTTGCTTTTATAAACCTACGAAAAACTGATGCAAAATCCACAAGGTGCTACCTGATCGACCGCGGACGGGCTGGCAATCCTCTCATACACCCAAACAATGTGCGCCTGGATCATCAATTTAAACTTGTTTGTATGCAAAATGCCACTCAACAACCGCTGCAGAAACTGAACATTTTCAGCCTGAACAGCCTTCAAATGCGCACGTTTCACATCACCTGGCTGATGTTTTTCGTTTGTTTCTTCGGATGGTTCGGCCTCGCGCCGCTCATGCCTACCATCCGGGAAGACCTTCACCTCACCAAAAGCCAGGTAGGTAATATTATCATCGCCTCCGTATCCTCTACCATCCTGGCCCGCCTGCTTATCGGCCGCCTGTGCGATACCTGGGGACCACGTATTACGGCGGTACGACTACTGCTGGTCGGCTCCATCCCGGTGATGCTGGTAGGTTTGTCCAAAGATTACACCACCTTTTTAATATTCCGTTTTGCGATCGGTATTATCGGCGCTTCGTTCGTAGTAACGCAGTTTCACACCTCTATGATGTTTGCACCACACCTGAAAGGTACGGCTAATGCGGTTACCGGCGGCTGGGGCAACCTGGGAGGCGGCGTCACCAATATGGTCATGCCGCTCGTTTTCGCGGCCATCGTTTCTTTCGGCTATACCAAACCCGAAGCCTGGCGTTATGCGATGATCATACCCGGACTCATGATGTGGGGCATCGCTTTCCTTTATTATCGTTATACGAAAGATACGCCGGCAGGTAATTACAAAGACATTGGGCACGAAGGCAGCAAACAGAAGGCTGACTGGTCTGTACTGGCCGACCGCCGCGTTTGGGTGCTTGCGCTGGCTTATGCGATGTGTTTCGGGATGGAGATCACGTTCGACAACGTGGCAGCGCTCCACTTCACCGATTCGTTCGGCTTATCGCAAAGCCACGCAGGTTTTTGGGCCGGTGTTTTCGGGTTCATGAACATCTTTGCCCGCGCACTGGGCGGCATCTTCTCCGATAAAATAGGTTTGCGCTTCGGTCTGAAAGGCAAAGGCTGGCTGCTCGCCATCGTATTGCTGCTCGAAGGCATCGGACTGGTACTGTTCTCCCGTTCCGGCGGCATGGGCATGGCCATCGTATCGATGTTAGGCTTTGCGTTATTCCTGAAAATGGCGAACGGCGCTACTTACGGACTTGTTCCTTTTATTAATGAGAAGAACGTGGGACTGGTGAGCGGCATCGTAGGTGCAGGCGGTAACGTGGGCGGCATGCTGTTCGGGTTTCTTTTTAAATCGTCGAGCATCACATATGTACAGGCTTTTGCTTACATCGGTTTCATTGTAATGGGTGTGGCACTGGTCGTATTAGTGACCCGTTTCGGTAAAATCACAGAAGCGAAACAAGAGCCGGAAAAGGCAGATCAACCGGTATTGGCCATTAACTAACGCTTATGGTAAAAACAACGTGCTGTTATTGCGGCGTAGGATGTGGCGTGATTGTACGCGAAGACAGGAATGGACAAATAACAGTGGAAGGCGACAAAGACCATCCTGTCAACAAGGGCATGCTTTGCTCCAAAGGCATGAACCTCCATTACACCGTGATGGATACGAGCGATCGTTTGTTGCAGCCCGAGATGCGTTATAACCGCTATCAATCCAGGCAGCAGGTAAGCTGGGACCAGGCACTGGAGCGCACTGCCGCCGTGTTTAAAACATTCATCGATAAGTACGGGCCTGATTCGGTGGCCTTCTACGCCTCCGGTCAGTGCCTTACGGAAGAATACTATGTTGTTAATAAACTCATCAAGGGTTTCATCGGCAGTAATAATATAGACACCAACTCCCGTCTTTGCATGAGCAGCGCGGTGGTAGGTTATAAAATGGCATTGGGGGAAGATGCGGTGCCTGTATGTTATGACGACATCGAACTGGCAGACTGCATCTTCGTTGCGGGTGCTAATCCCGCGTGGTGCCATCCTATCCTGTGGCGCAGAGTGGAAGCTGCGAAGGCCGCCAATCCGGACTTACAGATCATTGTAAGCGATCCGAGAGTAACGCAAACCGCTTCCATCGCTACTTTACATTTGCAGGTGCTGCCGGGTACGGACGTGGTGTTACATCACGCCATCGGGAGGATATTGATTGAAGAAGGATATATCGATCCCGTCTTTTTACACGCAAATACCAATGGCTATGAGGCGTATCGCGATAACGTGATGCAACGCAGTGTGGAAGAAGCTGCGGCCATCTGCCAGGTGCCGGCTGAGAATATTCGTCAGGCTGCGCTGCTGATCGGCGAAGCCAAAGGTTTTATGAGTATGTGGACGATGGGGCTGAACCAGAGCGCGATCGGCGTTAATAAAAACCTCAGTTTGCTCAACCTCCATCTCATCACTGGCCAGATTGGCAAACCCGGCTCCGGGCCGCTCTCACTTACGGGCCAGCCTAACGCGATGGGCGGCCGTGAAGTAGGCGGCTTATCTAACTTACTACCTGCTCACCGTAACCTCGAGAACCCCGCGCACCGGCAGGAAGTGCAGGCTTTCTGGGGCGGCACTACGATCTCCGACAAGCCCGGTCTTACCGCTACACAGATGTTCGAAGCATTGGAAAACGGCTCCCTGAAAGCGATCTGGATCATGTGCACCAATCCGTTAGTGAGCTTACCCGATGTAAAAAGAGCAGAAGCCGCGTTGAAGAAAGCGAAGTTTGTGGTAGTGCAGGAGATATCGAACAAGCCGGAAACGCTGGCTTACGCAGATGTGGTACTTCCCGCAGCGGCATGGATAGAAAAGGAAGGGACGATGACCAATGCGGAACGGCGCATCACGTATCTGCCTAAATTAAAAGAACCACCCGGCAATGCTTTGCCAGACGCAGAAATTATTTGTCGGTTTGCGCAGAAGATGGGTTATCACGGATTCGACTATACGGATGCAGCAGCTATTTATGCGGAGCATTGCGCGCTTACAGCAGGCACCAATATCGACATCAGCAGTCTTAGTCACGATACGATCAAAGCCGCCCGCAGCATCCAATGGCCTTATCAGCAACAAGGTACCCAACGCCTGTTCACTGATGGCAAGTTTTATACCCCCGACCAAAAGGCGGTCATTCACAGTTTTCCGGATGTAAATGAATCGGAGTCATTAAGTCCGGAACACCCACTGATCCTTACTACGGGCCGCATCCGCGACCAGTGGCATACGATGAGTAAGACAGGTAAAGTGGGTAAACTAAAACAACATATCCCACAATCATTTATAGAGATACATCCCGAAGACGCGGTGGATCGCGGCATTGGCGAGGGCGACCTCGTAGAAGTGAATGGCGCGCGCGGCTCGGTTCGGGTGAAAGCACAACTGTCTGAAAAGATCAAAAAAGGCGTGGTGTTCCTGCCTATGCACTGGGGAAAGATATTGGGTAATGACCTGCAAAGGGCTAATAATATTACCTCTCCGATGATCGACAAAAAATCGAAGCAGCCTGACTTTAAATACGCCGCTGTGAATGCGCGTCGTTACGTAAAGCCACGGCAGCGCATCCTCATCATCGGTGCCGGCGCCGGCGCACATGGTTTTGTACATAGTTACCGCGCACTGAACCAGGAAGATGAAATCACCATCTTCAGTAAAGAAAAATTACCCTTCTATAATCGCGTGATGCTGCCCGACTACATCAGCGGCAGCCAGGGCTGGGACCAGCTGGTGAAGATGACGAGCCGCCAGGAGCGGGATGCTGACATTCGTTTCCTGAAAGGCGTTTCGGCCACGAAGATCGATCGCGTTGCCAAAACCGTTACCGATGATCTCGGCCAGGTGCATTCGTATGACATACTGATTTTGTCGACCGGCAGCCGGCCTGCAATGTTGAAAGACACGCCACCGCTTCCTGGCATCTTTACCATGCGCACCCGCATCGATGCCGACCAGTTTAAAACGCATGTACAGCCGGGTAAAGGCCGCGTGCTGATCATTGGCGGCGGCTTGCTGGGCATAGAACTCGCTGGCTCGCTTCGTGAAATGAACATTGATGCGACCATCCTGCAACGCGGCTCTAAACTAATGGACCGGCAGCTGGACCCGATGGGCAGCCAGCTTTTACACGAAGCCCTCACCGACCGCGGTATTGAAGTGATCTTTAACGACGAAGTGGCCGGCTACCAGGGCGTTCAGCATGTGGAAGGCGTGCGACTGAAAAGCGGCAGGCTGCTCGACTGCCAGGCCGTGGTGATGTCTATCGGCACCGTACCTAACATAGAACTGGCGCAGGCTGCAGCGCTCGACTGTAAACGCGGCATTGTCGTGAATGAATACCTGCAATCATCCGACCCATCTATTTACGCGATCGGCGAAATCGCCGAATATAATGGCATGACGTACGGCATCACCGCCGCTGCAGAACACCAGGCGTCGATCGTGGCCAGTCACCTTAGCGGCGACATTGGCAGCTATTATAAAGGCACCGTATCCATGAACATACTCAAAATTCATGGCCTGGACCTTTGCTCGCTGGGCATGATAGAAGCGCCGAAAGACGCGGGTTACGAGGAAGTAGTGTTTATCGACCGCGCCAAACATTACTATAAGAAGTGTATTGTTTACCAGGATAAACTCGTCGGCGCGATTCTTATTGGCGATAAGACCGAGTTCTCCGAATTTAAGGACCTGATACAGCAACAAACGGAGCTGTCGGAGAAACGCTTGTCACTGCTACGTTCCGGCAAGAAAGCCACTCCCGTTTCCGGCAAACTCGTTTGCTCCTGTGGCAATGTGGGCGAGGGAAATATCTGTCAGCAGATCGCGGCAGGCATTACCGACTTCCAGCAGTTATGCACCGCTGCCGGGGCGGGACTTGGTTGCGGTAGCTGTAAACCTGAAGTAAAAGCCATCCTGGAGCAACAATTGGCGCTTGTGCCATCATTAACCGCCGACATCAACATATGAAGAAAGATATACCGGTAGCGATCAACTTTACGGGCGGCATCATATCCCCCGGCATCCTGCTTCGCCTGCTCGATGTGGCAGAAGCGGCGATGGTGAAAGAAGTGCGCTTCGGCCTGCGGCAGCAATTGTTGATAGATGTGCCGGAGAAGAATTTCCGCTCGTTCCAAAAGAATTGCGATGCTAACGGGCTCGCCTATCTGAAAGGCAGCAGGCCGGCACCGAATGTGACGAGTACGTATCCCGCTACAGGCATCCTGCTGCAGGACAGCTGGCTGGCAGAGGGCGTGTACAAAGACATTTTCGATTCTTTTGAATTCAGTCCGTCATTGAAGATCAGCATCTGCGACCGGGAACAAACCTTTGTTCCGTATTTCAGCAGTCATATCAACTGGATTGCCGCCACCAATCAACACTACTGGCACCTGGCTATTCGTCCGCCGAAATCCAATACCATCCTGCACTGGCCGGAACTGGTGTACAGTAATAACATTGCTGACGTATCTGCCTCGATAGAAAAAATGCTGCTGGCCGGCGTTACCGAATTGAACGAACTGGTGAACCACATCAGCGTATCGTATATTAGTCTGCCCGTCACCCATCCCCTCCCCTTGCCTACCTTCCATCTGCCTTATTATGAAGGATTTAACCGGGAAGGGCAGCAATACTGGTTGGGGATATATCGCCGGAACGAGCAGTTTTCCGTTCAATTACTAAAAGAAATTTGCAACATCTGCCTGGAAACCGGCATAGGTGAATTGTACGCGACCACCTGGAAATCGCTGATCATAAGACATATATCACCGGCCCACCGGCCTTTGTGGGATTATGTTTTAGGCAAACACCGCGTAAACGTACGGCATGCCGCCAATGAGCTGAACTGGATCGTGGAGAGTGAGGAAGATCTGCAACTGAAGCGCCACATCATCCGGCATTTTGACCGGGAGGATGTGCGTACTTATGGGTTGTGCTTCAACATTCGTATGAAAAGTACGACGGGGTTGTTCGGGTCTGTTATTATCCGTTTGCGGGGGAATGCTGCTTCCGGGCGGCTGCGCTCCCAGGATCGTTTTGACATCTTGTACGCCCGCGACTTCAACCCCAACGCCAGCGAATGGATATTGTACCGCGAGCAGGTGCAGAAAGAACACCTGGGCGTGTACCTGGTATCGTTATGCAAGACCTTTTATGAGCATAACAGCCAGGAAGACCTGCTGCAGCGCTACTACGTTCAAAACCATATCGCTGCTACCGCCGAAACCACCGCTGTCCCTCTTCACCAGTGCCCCGACTGCCTTACCGTATACGATCCTGCCACCGGCGATCCGGAACAGGGCGTTACCCCGGGCACCTTATTCAGCGACCTACCGGACACGTATATATGTAACGTTTGCGAGGCGCCACTGGCATGTTATAAAACTGTGACGGCTATATGATGCTACGGTAAGTTTCATTATCTTCAGGCAGGCTGCCCCGTCAACCAGGCAGCGTTTTATTATTAAGCACTAATGCCCAGTTCGATGAAACATTACCTGTTGTTGTTTTCATTGTTGTTTTCATTGTTGTTATCAGTACTGGCGCTCAAAGCCCAGTCAGCATTTCCACTTTATGAAGGCGCTATTCCCGGTAACCTCTCCGGTAAAAATGAGGAAACGAGCGAAACCAGCGGAGGCATTCTTCGCATCTCCAAAGTATCAGAACCAACACTCACCGTTTATCGCCCGGCGAAATCGAAAGCCAATGGAGCGGCTGTGATTATTTGTCCGGGTGGCGGCTACCGCATTTTAGCCGCAGCCCACGAAGGGGCGGATGTGGCAAAGGCGTTTAATAAGATAGGCGTTTCCGCATTCGTGTTGAAATACCGCATTCCCGATGCAACGAAACAATCAACCCCATCGATCGCACCACTACAGGATGCGCAACAAGCCATTCGTATGGTGCGTAAAAACTTCCAGCGCTGGAACATCGATCCGCAGCGGATCGGTATTATGGGCTTTTCAGCGGGCGGGCACCTGGCTTCCACGGCAGGTACGCATTATGATAGTTGCTTTATCCCTAACCCGGAGAACATTAGTCTTCGCCCCGATTTTATGATGTTGATTTATCCTGTCGTAAGCTTTAACCATAATGCACACCAGGGTTCAGCATTTAACTTACTCGGTCACAATCCGGGTACTCAATCACTGACTTATTTCTCTAATGACGAACAAGTGAGTCCTACTACGCCCCCTACCTTCCAGGTGTTTGCAGCGGACGATGATGTAGTACCACCTGCCAACAGTATCAAATTTTACGAGGCACTGCGCAAATATAAAATACCTGCGGAGCTGCACATCTTTCAGCAAGGTGGACATGGATTCGGATTACAGATCAAAGGTCGCACCGAGCGCTGGATGGACCGTTGCGCCGACTGGATGAGCAGCAACGGATGGCTCTCTGCCTCGCCAACCCGCACACATCTTTATGTGAAAGGCCGCTTCCTGTATACACCCGGCGGCGAGAAAGTCGTATTGAGAGGCGTGAATAAGATGAACGTGTGGTCAGATAAAACCGGTGAAAAGTCCTTCCCCGAAATCGCTAAGACCGGCGCCAACACCGTTCGGATCGTCTGGACAACCGCCGGCGGCGGTGGCGCACAACTGGACACTATCATTGGCAACAGTATCAAACATAAACTGATCCCGATTATCGAGTTGCATGATGCTACAGGCAATTGGGACAAGCTGCAACTCTGTGCAGATTATTGGGTGCGTAAAGATGTAGTCGCTGTTATTAAAAAGTATCGTCGTTATTTGTTACTTAATATTGCTAACGAGGCCGGCGACAACAAAGTAACGCAGGAACAATTCAACACCCGTTATTCATCCGTTATTAAACAATTACGCAAAGCCGGGATAGATGTACCACTCGTCATCGACGCCGCCAACTGGGGCCGTAACGAAAACTTCCTGATCAATGGCGCCGATGCTTTGCTACAGGCCGATCCTGAGAAGAACCTCATCTTCTCCTGGCACATATGGGATTCGGGTATTGCTAATAGTCGCATAGCCGGTGCGATCGACAAGTCCATTCAAAAGAACTTCATGTTATTGGTCGGCGAGTTTGCCCCTATGGAAGTGAAGTGTAACTGTTGTATTCCATACCACTACATTTTAGAATACTGCCAACACCAAAGCATTGGCTGGCTGGCCTGGAGCTGGGGGCCGGGCAACGGCGATTGTGCCGCCATGGATATGACGAAGACCGATGCTTACGAAAGTTTGTACGGCTGGGGCAAGGAAGTGGCGGAAACACATCCTTTTAGTATAAAGCATACGTCGTTGCGACCGTTGTCGTTGTTTAGATGATATGGAGAAGCGCTGGTGATGAGCCGGCGTTTTTTTTGTGCATAGGATTGATTTACCTGAGCCCCCTGTTAAGGGTTTGGTGCATTTTGATGTATGAAACATCCTGATTAGGGCTGACTTCATAGAAGCTTCTATTGCACTGTTTCCTTGTTAAGACCGGGCAGATCCCGATTAGACAATCCCTTAAAAGCGATGCTCTTCAGCAGCAAAAAAACTGATCCGCAGTATACAGCAAATAAAAAGCCCCGGCTAGTGCCGAGGCTTTATAAATCGAATTTGTAGTTCCGAGATTAGATCGCCGGAGCTGCAGGTGCTGATGGAGCAGAAGGTGCTTTGGTAGCAGGCTTCTTAGCAGCAACTTTCTTCTTTGGAGCAGCTTTCTTAGCAGCAGCTTTTTTAGGAGCAGCTTTCTTAGCAGCGGCTTTCTTTGGAGCAGCTTTCTTAGCAGCAGCTTTTTTAGGAGCAGCTTTCTTAGCAGCGGCTTTCTTTGGAGCAGCCTTCTTAGCAGCAGCTTTTTTAGGAGCAGCTTTCTTAGCAGCGGCTTTTTTAGGAGCAGCTTTCTTAGCAGCAGCTTTTTTAGGAGCGGCTTTCTTAGCAGCAGCTTTCTTTGGAGCAGCTTTCTTAGCAGCAGCTTTTTTAGGAGCGGCTTTCTTAGCAGCAGCTTTCTTTTTAGGCGCAGCTTTTTTAGCAGCCGCTTTTTTAATTGTTGCCATTGTTTTTTGAATTTTGGGTTAGTAATTAAAATTGGGTATTAAAAAAAACTTTATGGCAAACACTAACTTAGGCTTCCGCCTGAGCAGTGGTGTCAAATGATTTTACAGAAACGTAAGTTTTGTTCTCACGGCCTTTTCTGAATTCCACTACACCATCTGTCATCGCGAAAATGGTAAAATCTCTACCAATTCCAACGTTCTGACCAGCATGGTATACTGTACCACGCTGACGGATGATGATGTTACCAGCTACGGCAACCTGACCACCGAAGATTTTTACTCCAAGCCTCTTGCTCTGGGAATCGCGGCCGTTCTTTACACTACCTTCACCTTTTTTATGTGCCATTGTATAAGGTCTTTAAACTTTTTAATAATTAAGCAATATCGTTGATCCTGATTTTAGTAAAATGGGTACGGTGACCAACTTTCTTCCTGAAACCCTTGCGGCGCTTCATTTTAAAAGCTATCACTTTATCCCCTTGTACATGGCTGAGGATCTCTGCTTTGATCACTGATTTTACATCAGTACCTACGGTCAGGCTGGTGTCATTGTTTAACAGCAACACTTCAGAGAATTCTACTTTATCTCCAACGTTGCCATTCAATTGCTGAACAAAGATCTCCTGATCTTTTTGCACCTTGAATTGCTGACCTGATATTTTAACAACTGCGAACATAGTTATCCAAAAATAATTTCGGCAAAGGTAACCTTTACTTTTAAATGAACAAAGTTTTTCGTACTTTTTATGTGGACCCAAGTACAAAATACGCAGGTCGTCACACAATAATTCCACCAAAGATACGGACTTTTTACAATTTTAGTTTTTTTTAACAATTGTTTGTAATTGTTTGCCAGCGGCTGAGGATGAACACCCAACCTATCTACCTCGATCAATTCCTCAAAATAAGGCAGTGCCCGCGGCGCAATGCGTCACAATTTTTATACTTTTGTTTTTTACCTTAATTTAATAAACACAGCGGCATGAAGTTTAAAGCACTGCTGGCCAAGCCTTTTGCTTCTTATATATCTGCCAAGATCAGGAAGGAAATGATGCGGGCGGTAGAAGATCAGGGAGCTATCTGGCAAGATTTGATCAAAACTGGCAAAAAGACTGAATTTGGTAGCGAACATGGTTTTAACGCCATCAGTACCTACGAAGAATATAAGCAGGCTGTACCTATCCGTGATTACGAGCAGTACCGCCCCTATATAGATAAGATCAAACAGGGTAAACACAACGTACTGTGGAAGGGACAACCCATTTACCTGGCTAAAACTTCCGGCACTACCAGCGGCGTTAAATATATCCCGATCTCGAAAGACTCGATTTCCAATCATATCGATACGGCCCGTAACGCCCTGCTGTGCTACATGGCAGAAACTGGCAATACGGCTTTTGCAGATGGAAAGCTGATCTTCCTGTCCGGCTCTCCCGAACTGGAACGTATCGGCGACATCCCGACCGGGCGCCTCAGCGGCATTGTGAATCACCACGTACCGAAGTACCTGCGCACGAACCAGCTTCCTTCGTACGAAACGAACTGTATCGACGACTGGGAAACGAAGCTGTCTAAGATCGTAGACGAAACCATCAACCAGGATATGACGCTCATCAGCGGCATACCACCATGGATGCAGATGTATTTTGACGAACTGATCGCGCGTAGCGGTAAAAAAGTGGGAGAACTGTTCAAAAACCTCAGTGTACTGGTACACGGCGGGGTGAACTTTGAACCTTATAAGGCCAAACTGCTCGACTCTATCGGCCGGCCCATGCATACGGTGGAAACATTCCCGGCCTCCGAAGGCTTCTTCGCCTTCCAGGATACGCAAACGCAGGAAGGGCTGCTGCTGAATACGAACAGCGGTATCTTCTTTGAATTTGTGCCTGCCGGCGAGATCTTCTCCGAAAACCCAACCCGCCTTTCCCTGAAAGATGTAAAAGTGGGTGAGAACTATGCGCTGATCGTGAACAGCAACGCGGGTATGTGGGCCTATAATATTGGAGATACGGTTAAATTCGTATCGACCAATCCATACCGCCTCGTGGTAACCGGTCGCACGAAACACTTCATTTCTGCCTTTGGCGAACACGTAATCGGCGAAGAAGTAGAGCATAGCCTGATGAGCATCGCGGCGCAGGAAAACATTCGTATTATCGAATTTACCGTGGCGCCAAGGGTGCAAACAGATGGCGAACTGCCTTACCACGAATGGTTCGTGGAATTTGAAAATGCACCG
This genomic interval from Chitinophaga horti contains the following:
- the rpmA gene encoding 50S ribosomal protein L27, which gives rise to MAHKKGEGSVKNGRDSQSKRLGVKIFGGQVAVAGNIIIRQRGTVYHAGQNVGIGRDFTIFAMTDGVVEFRKGRENKTYVSVKSFDTTAQAEA
- the rplU gene encoding 50S ribosomal protein L21 — protein: MFAVVKISGQQFKVQKDQEIFVQQLNGNVGDKVEFSEVLLLNNDTSLTVGTDVKSVIKAEILSHVQGDKVIAFKMKRRKGFRKKVGHRTHFTKIRINDIA
- a CDS encoding GH3 auxin-responsive promoter family protein — its product is MKFKALLAKPFASYISAKIRKEMMRAVEDQGAIWQDLIKTGKKTEFGSEHGFNAISTYEEYKQAVPIRDYEQYRPYIDKIKQGKHNVLWKGQPIYLAKTSGTTSGVKYIPISKDSISNHIDTARNALLCYMAETGNTAFADGKLIFLSGSPELERIGDIPTGRLSGIVNHHVPKYLRTNQLPSYETNCIDDWETKLSKIVDETINQDMTLISGIPPWMQMYFDELIARSGKKVGELFKNLSVLVHGGVNFEPYKAKLLDSIGRPMHTVETFPASEGFFAFQDTQTQEGLLLNTNSGIFFEFVPAGEIFSENPTRLSLKDVKVGENYALIVNSNAGMWAYNIGDTVKFVSTNPYRLVVTGRTKHFISAFGEHVIGEEVEHSLMSIAAQENIRIIEFTVAPRVQTDGELPYHEWFVEFENAPADITAFAKKVDDAMRKKNIYYDDLLTGNILQTLKIRPIKKNGFIEYMKSIGRLGGQNKVPRLSNDRKIADGLAPFL